A single region of the Fusarium fujikuroi IMI 58289 draft genome, chromosome FFUJ_chr05 genome encodes:
- a CDS encoding related to FMN-dependent 2-nitropropane dioxygenase: protein MSTAHAIAKASKARFLSHFPWTISPFIIGAPMRVMSGPHLALAVSKAGGLGFIGPGAKPEDMSKDLATVRDLLRSSPPQTLPSAFPSKDTLPVGVGFQLWNGDLKAAVIAVQEHKPCAAWLFAPRRGQEELDEWTSHIREAHPEIQVWIQIGTVQESIEVANSAHRPDTLIIQGAEAGGHGRATDGLGIMTLFPEIADQVRESGVSLFAAGGIADGRGVAAALSLGATGVVMGTRFLAATETRISKGYQQEIIRAKDGAQCTTRTMLYNHLRGTMGWPEQYSPRGIINQSFHDHQAGVEFDELKKRHDEALKSGDKGWGPEGRLATYAGAAVGLIHDVQDAGDIVKSVQKEAKGIIAELADDTI from the coding sequence ATGAGTACTGCTCACGCGATCGCCAAAGCCAGTAAGGCTCGCTTCTTGAGCCATTTCCCATGGACCATTTCGCCTTTCATCATCGGCGCCCCAATGCGCGTCATGTCAGGACCTCACCTAGCCCTTGCGGTCTCCAAAGCTGGAGGTCTTGGGTTCATTGGGCCAGGCGCGAAGCCTGAAGATATGTCGAAGGATCTAGCTACGGTGAGGGACTTGCTACGCAGTTCACCTCCACAGACTCTGCCGTCCGCATTTCCATCCAAGGATACCCTTCCTGTCGGTGTTGGCTTTCAGCTCTGGAATGGCGATCTCAAGGCTGCTGTTATTGCTGTACAAGAACACAAGCCCTGTGCCGCATGGCTCTTTGCGCCGCGTCGAGGACAagaggagcttgatgagTGGACGTCTCACATACGAGAAGCCCATCCGGAGATACAGGTCTGGATACAAATCGGCACTGTTCAAGAGAGTATTGAAGTGGCCAATAGTGCACATCGCCCAGATACGTTGATCATTCAAGGCGCAGAAGCGGGCGGCCATGGTCGAGCCACCGACGGTCTGGGCATAATGACACTCTTTCCTGAGATCGCAGACCAAGTCCGTGAGTCGGGCGTGTCTCTATTCGCGGCCGGTGGCATCGCAGATGGTCGAGGCGTGGCAGCAGCCCTCTCACTTGGTGCAACCGGTGTCGTGATGGGCACCCGCTTCCTAGCAGCAACCGAAACTCGTATCAGCAAAGGCTACCAACAAGAGATTATCCGAGCTAAGGATGGAGCTCAGTGTACCACCAGAACCATGCTCTACAATCATCTCAGGGGCACTATGGGTTGGCCAGAGCAGTATAGCCCACGGGGTATCATCAACCAGAGCTTCCACGATCACCAAGCAGGCGTAGAATTTGATGAACTAAAGAAGAGGCATGATGAGGCATTGAAGTCTGGGGATAAGGGATGGGGGCCAGAAGGAAGGTTAGCGACGTACGCGGGAGCGGCTGTTGGGCTTATACATGATGTGCAGGATGCTGGTGATATTGTCAAGAGTGTGCAGAAAGAAGCTAAAGGGATTATAGCTGAGCTTGCGGATGATACTATATAA
- a CDS encoding related to non-snRNP spliceosome component (pre-mRNA splicing protein PRP19): MLCGISGEAPQEPVVSKKSGVVYEKRLIDQYINEHGTEPDSGEALTADDLLPIHSSRIVRPRPPTLTSIPALLATFQNEWDALALETYNLKEQLARTREELATALYQHDAAVRVIARLTRERDEARDALSKVTVTGGAVDGDSMQVDSVEKLPEELVAKVDETHQTLSKGRKKRPVPEGWATGEEISAFESATTHSLPVPEATALTVGGTNAAAVGGLKGQAVVYSTTEDKVEQSLSVGEPVTDAVWAEAGVAFATGQGSIKVFQEGNQVASLSEHAGAATALSLHPGGEILASVGTDKSIVFYDLVAQKRVARAYTDAALTSCAFHPDGHLFAAGTTSGEIKLFMTNTLEQAASFSLGAPIQALSFSENGYWFAATAKGQTMVTIFDLRKEGDAAVAKVLETGGPVQSLAWDYSGQFLATGGAAGVTVQQFTKSSKKWTEPLKSSTPSVAVRWGESAKQLVTVNGEGVVSVLASTE, encoded by the exons ATGCTTTGTGGAA TTTCTGGAGAGGCTCCTCAAGAGCCCGTCGTTTCTAAGAAGTCTG GTGTTGTTTACGAGAAGCGCCTTATCGATCAATACATCAACGAACATGGCACCGAGCCCGATTCTGGCGAGGCCCTGACCGCCGATGACCTCCTCCCTATCCATTCGTCGCGTATTGTCCGACCGCGTCCTCCTACCCTCACATCGATTCCCGCCCTCCTCGCTACTTTCCAGAACGAATGGGACGCGCTGGCTTTAGAGACATATAACCTCAAGGAGCAACTTGCGCGCACTAGAGAGGAGCTTGCCACAGCGTTGTACCAGCACGACGCTGCTGTCCGAGTTATTGCACGGCTCACGAGGGAGCGAGATGAGGCCAGAGATGCTCTGAGCAAGGTCACTGTGACGGGTGGTGCGGTCGATGGTGATTCTATGCAGGTCGACAGCGTGGAGAAGTTACCAGAGGAACTCGTTGCCAAGGTGGACGAGACCCATCAGAC ACTATCAAAGGGTCGCAAGAAGCGCCCTGTCCCTGAGGGTTGGGCTACCGGCGAAGAGATTTCAGCTTTCGAGAGCGCGACCACACACTCCCTACCTGTTCCTGAGGCTACCGCCCTTACTGTTGGAGGAACCAATGCCGCGGCAGTTGGAGGCTTGAAGGGACAAGCAGTTGTCTACTCTACCACCGAGGATAAGGTCGAACAGTCCCTCTCAGTGGGTGAGCCTGTTACAGACGCTGTTTGGGCTGAGGCTGGTGTCGCTTTTGCGACTGGCCAAGGCAGCATCAAGGTCTTCCAGGAGGGTAACCAGGTTGCATCACTGAGTGAACATGCTGGTGCTGCTACGGCATTGAGCCTGCACCCCGGCGGCGAAATTCTGGCCTCTGTTGGTACGGATAAGAGCATCGTGTTCTACGACTTGGTCGCACAGAAACGTGTTGCCCGCGCTTACACCGATGCTG CTCTTACATCTTGTGCCTTCCACCCTGATGGTCACCTCTTTGCCGCCGGTACCACATCAGGCGAAATCAAGCTCTTCATGACCAACACTCTTGAGCAGGCAGCTTCTTTCAGCCTGGGCGCCCCTATCCAGGCTCTTAGCTTCTCCGAAAACGGCTACTGGTTCGCAGCTACAGCCAAGGGCCAGACCATGGTCACTATCTTTGATCTGCGTAAAGAGGGAGACGCAGCCGTGGCCAAGGTTCTTGAGACTGGCGGGCCGGTCCAGTCCCTGGCGTGGGACTACAGTGGCCAGTTCCTCGCCACTGGCGGTGCGGCTGGAGTCACAGTGCAACAGTTCACAAAGTCCAGCAAGAAGTGGACCGAGCCTTTGAAGAGTTCTACACCCTCCGTTGCTGTTCGGTGGGGAGAGTCTGCAAAGCAGCTCGTAACAGTCAATGGCGAGGGTGTGGTCAGCGTACTTGCATCAACGGAATAG
- a CDS encoding related to 2,5-diketo-D-gluconic acid reductase, translated as MASKLALDSTRKLNSGYQIPLLGYGVYKVPAEQAPDLCKKAIEIGYRHIDSASGYYNQGPSAAGLLASGVPRSELFFTTKIFTKQFPLNYENAHKQVDIALDETKLDYIDLVLIHAPYGGPDARKGAWRALAECVEAGKVRSLGVSNYGVHHLEELEAYIKELDAELGPGKGGVISVGQWEVHPWLTRPDIVKWCQDRNIAVEAYCPIVRGERFDDPKVKALADKYGKSPAQVLLRWSLQRGYIPLVKSVTPSRILENAQLFDFELTEEEVKDLATDEYSPCAWDPTREPLEK; from the exons ATGGCCTCTAAACTCGCTCTCGACTCTACAAGGAAGCTCAATTCAGGCTACCAGATCCCTCTTCTTGGCTATGGA GTCTACAAGGT TCCCGCTGAACAAGCCCCCGACCTCTGCAAGAAGGCTATCGAGATAGGCTACCGCCAT ATCGACTCTGCTTCAGGGTACTACAACCAGGGCCCTAGCGCAGCTGGACTCCTAGCGTCTGGCGTGCCTCGCTCagagctcttcttcactACCAAGATCTTCACCAAACAGTTTCCCTTGAACTACGAGAATGCACACAAGCAGGTAGACATTGCTCTCGATGAGACGAAGCTCGATTATATTGACCTTGTTCTCATTCATGCCCCGTATGGTGGACCTGATGCCCGAAAGGGTGCTTGGAGAGCTCTTGCTGAGTGCGTCGAAGCTGGCAAGGTGCGATCACTCGGTGTTTCCAACTATGGCGTTCATCATCTAGAGGAACTAGAGGCATACATTAAAGAGCTTGATGCCGAGCTTGGACCGGGAAAGGGAGGCGTCATCTCGGTCGGGCAGTGGGAGGTGCACCCGTGGCTCACACGCCCTGACATCGTTAAGTGGTGCCAGGACCGAAACATTGCAGTTGAGGCTTACTGCCCCATTGTGCGTGGTGAGCGATTTGATGaccccaaggtcaaggccctTGCGGACAAGTATGGCAAGAGTCCAGCACAGGTTCTTCTTCGGTGGAGCTTGCAGAGGGGTTATATTCCTCTGGTGAAGAGCGTAACACCCTCAAGGATTCTGGAGAATGCTCAATTGTTCGACTTTGAGTTGACGGAGGAGGAAGTGAAAGATTTGGCAACTGATGAGTATAGCCCTTGTGCCTGGGACCCTACTCGTGAACCTCTTGAAAAATAG
- a CDS encoding related to DOM34-functions in protein translation to promote G1 progression and differentiation, which yields MKLVARNKALNAYAEEAVSLLPEDPEDMWHAYNLILSGDIVHAHTIRKVTVTTDTGSSKSERHHTNLTIKVKSTTFDPIISSLRVSGSVVIENNLAPLGSHHTLDLEVNRPFSIVKLDGWDSVARATLQEALSDDKDGAVAAVVMQEGLANICLITPFRTVLKVRVESVIPKKRDLASDQDAGMRRFFEKTLSTLLRTMDFTESRPLLLASPGFVAGDFKQYIANQGRDKADKVLTAVAKQATVVHSNSGHVHSLNEILKSPEVLAKMKDMKFARETQYVDQFFEMLKLDDGRAWYGTSAVEKAVKEGAVGPGGGVLLVNNSLFRSEDLALRKKYVALVDKVRSDGGEARVLSSDHESGQRLTMLGDIAAILNYPMLDLDEDDAEKDNEATGESTIENSVI from the exons atgaagttAGTAGCACGCAATAAGGCCCTCAATGCCTACGCGGAGGAGGCCGTTTCCCTCCTGCCCGAAGATCCCGAAGATATG TGGCATGCATACAACCTGATCCTATCTGGAGATATCGTCCATGCTCACACAATCCGTAAAGTAACTGTTACTACAGACACTGGGAGCTCGAAATCTGAGCGTCATCACACTAATCTgaccatcaaagtcaaatCCACCACCTTTGATCCTATCATCTCATCACTCCGCGTCTCTGGATCCGTCGTTATAGAGAACAATCTTGCCCCCTTAGGCTCTCATCACACCCTCGATCTCGAGGTGAACCGCCCGTTTAGTATCGTCAAGCTAGATGGATGGGACTCTGTCGCAAGAGCCACTCTTCAAGAGGCATTATCGGATGACAAGGATGGTGCCGTAGCAGCCGTTGTCATGCAAGAAGGGCTTGCCAACATCTGTCTCATCACACCGTTCCGAACCGTTCTCAAAGTCCGTGTTGAGAGCGTGATTCCCAAGAAACGCGATCTTGCATCAGACCAAGATGCAGGTATGCGCCGCTTCTTTGAGAAGACATTGTCGACTCTTTTACGAACTATGGACTTCACAGAGTCACGGCCGCTGTTACTGGCCAGCCCAGGCTTTGTGGCTGGAGACTTCAAGCAGTATATCGCCAACCAAGGACGGGACAAAGCAGACAAGGTGCTTACAGCCGTGGCGAAGCAGGCTACGGTGGTTCACTCCAATTCTGGCCACGTCCACAGTCTCAACGAGATCCTTAAGAGCCCTGAAGTCTTggccaagatgaaggataTGAAGTTCGCCCGCGAAACACAGTATGTTGATCAATTTTTCGAGATGCTAAAGCTGGACGATGGGCGTGCATGGTATGGTACTTCAGCTGTCGAGAAGGCTGTCAAAGAGGGAGCCGTGGGACCAGGTGGTGGTGTTCTTCTGGTCAACAATTCTCTGTTCCGAAGTGAAGACCTTGCCCTTCGCAAAAAGTACGTCGCTCTAGTTGACAAGGTACGGagtgatggtggtgaggcGAGGGTTCTCAGCAGTGATCATGAGAGTGGTCAGCGATTGACTATGTTGGGCGATATCGCTGCCATACTCAACTACCCAATGCTGGAccttgatgaagacgatgctGAGAAAGATAATGAGGCAACTGGAGAGTCTACCATTGAAAATAGTGTCATCTAG